AGCCTCCTTTCCATTATAATTCAATTACAATGATTTCAGCTATGCAACTTAAAAAAGAAGTGAGGAAGCCTTCATGGGGCACACTCCAGAAATCCTACTACTTAGGAGGTAGGGAGATCAGAAACTTAAAGTCATCTTTGGCTTCATAGCAACttgtaggccagcctgagctcctTGAgacttttgtctcaaaaaaaacgaAAAAATTCTAAAAACCAAAGCCcctccaacaaacaaacaaacaaagaaaaataaagaaaccaaacaacTATTACAACAGATGTTTGAATATGATTGAAATAGAAGTGACTTTCAAAAATGttgattttataaagaaaattattcttttttttttttttttttgagacagtgtttctctgtgtaacagctctggctatcctagaactcactttgtagaccaggctgaccttgaactcacagagatccatctgcctctgccctctgaatgctggaattaaaggcatgtgccatcacctcctggctaaggaaattattattattattattttcagatagggtttctctatgtaacagctctagctgtaatggaactagctctgtagaccaggctggcctcgaactcacagagatctgcatccctctgcctcctgagtgctgggattaaaggcgtgtgctactaccacccagcttaagaaaattatttttaaaaacagaaataatttaaaagttggTGTCATAACATTTGCTTGCCATATGAAGTTCAACCTAAATTCTTATTCACCCTGGACCAAATGTCAGTGAATATTTAAGCTTTGTAGGCCAAGTAGCAAAAGAGAAGTTATTGTATCTGTCGTTGTGGTAGTTTACCAGGGCTCCTTTAACAAATGACCTCAGACATGGTGACTATCAGCAACAGACATTAATTCTCTCAGCTCTGGAAGCTGTCACAGCAGGAGCTGTAGGGTAGGACTGTTCCTTGTTCCTTAACAGCTTCCGGTGGGCAAGCTGCTCCTTGGCCCATTGCCCACTAATCTACTTGCTGCCTCCTTCTTTATACCCCCTTTACCTCTGTGTGTACCCCATTCTTTAAATGACATCTGTGATATTTTCAAGGACTCATCAGTGCAATCTAggatcatcatcccatttcaatATCCTTGACTTAATCACAACTGCAAATATCCTCCCCCATATTTACAGGTTCCCAAGAATTAGGACCTGACATCTTTGGGAGGTCATTATTTAGCCCACTATAGCATGttcataaaaagagaagaaaccccctcccctcccctcctcccccttccgctctcctcccctgcctcattTGTGGGATTctggtgtgttggtgtgtggtTGGCAGTTTTCACTCTAGTTGCTATCATTTGGAAACATTTGTCAGACTAAGTTGCAACTCTGAGGGGACACTTCTAGTAGATAAGGCTGGCAGGGGCTAGGATGGAGGGCAGCTTCTTGGGTCAGTATCACTTGGCGCTCCAGTGAATTTTAGATGCCTAAGTACCATCTGTTATAAGAGCCCGCAAATATCAAATTGCAACTGGCCAGGAGGAAGTGGATTGattcaaatatattaaatgtCCATATGTTAGTCTTGGCAGTGGCCAGCAGCTGGGTTCCTGGAAAGTGGGTGTCACTGTCCCAGGAATAGCAGGGTATGTAACAGGCCAGGAAGGCAGATGCAAGGAGTGGAGGGGACAGACAGCTTTGTCCGTGCCTCTAAGCATGCCCCAGGACTGCGCAACCTTTCCCATACTCTAGCTAGACTGTTCTTATTTTGCTCCTTGGAAAAAGAAATACCAAAGCATGTTATTTGGGGAGATGCTGCACATAACATCTTTTTCTCAAGATAAATCACTCAATAAGAATATGAAAACCTCATTATGGTTCTGAATTAAGCAAACTTTAGTCCTATTTAGAACTCTCTTTCAGTGTGATTGATAAGTAATCTCTAGGAACCAAAAGCCTTTGGAGCAAAGCTTGGGTTGTGCTAGGATGGACCTAGATTTTTACATGTTAGATTTTAGGAGCAAGGTGGGCCCTGAGATGCAGAGCCATTAAGTGCCTGCTCCCTCTGGGTCTGTAGGGTTCTGTGCTGGGGTGTGTAACTACAGCTTCATACCATGGTGCCCTTGAGGGAACTGGCTCATGATGTGTCCTGTCCCAGTTGGGCCTGCACAGGGGACAGATGGGGGCACCTGTTAGAGAGGATCCATTGTGCCATCATTTCCTAAGGACCGCTAGGTTTGCTATATGAACCCTACAAGTAGTTGTAGCTCTTGAAGATGCCCAGAATCAGCACAGGCATCATTCTCAGTCCTCCTTTTCCCACCCATGCCATCTCAGGTGGATGGAAGGCTAACACTCACATCCATGCTGGGTTCCTCTTCTGCTTTTCTAAGACTTTTGATGTTCTATGTCTCTTAGTTCAGTCGCAACCCTTAAGTTTCCAGGTTATGCTGACTTTTATCAAAACATAGTTTCCTTTGAGTGAGTGAATACCTGAAAACAGACAAGGATGGGGCATCTTGATCCTCCGGGTTCTCATGTGGAAGGTAGAATGACCATGCACCCCATCTTTGAGGATTTGTGCAGATTAGACAGTGCTCAGAAGGACTACTGATATGTGCTAGCTATTCACTGTTTCTGAGATTTCAGCAATTGTAAATGATGGGATGATTTTCAGCACctgtgatgtgtttttttttttttttttaacaaagtttTGTTAACTTGCTTTTGTTCTTCATAATAGAATTTTAACAACTCgtattttttttgttaaaaacCAAAGGTCTTTGATTAATCTTTTACTCAATATATTTAAATTCAgaaaaacttgttttgtttttttttttgtaattcaaaATCTTACCATTCCGAAAGGGAACACTATGATTtatattgatttgtttttattcctcTGGGTTCCTCttctgttttgcttgcattttaGCATTTGGCCATTCTTTCCTACCCACCTACCCATCAGTGAAGGCTGACCTGTTTTTATATGGAATATGAACCCTGATCACTTCTCTCACCCCCATCAGATTATCACCGTGGCCCAAGTCTGGATTACCTCAACAAGCTCCTAGGCTGCTTCTTTATCTCTGTCCCCATTAGTTCCCACCATTGCCCCAGATTCTTGTCTACACAGCAGCCAAAGTGACCCTGGGAAAACCCATTCACTCCCTTCTGCTCAACCTGCCAAATAACTGCAAACCTTGATCCCATTCTACAAGACCTTTCCCTTTCCATTCTCTGCTTTGTTCTCATTGcctgcccctctccctcctccgctctgcttctgcctcataGCCAGTATGCTTCTGCCTTGGGGCCCCTTGCACTTGCTGAATGCTCCAGTTTAGGATTTGCTCCCGATGTTTTCACGGTGCACCCGTCTACTGCATTCAAGTTTCTGCTGGAACCTAATGTAATATTGCGCAGTCTCTCACCCCCTCACAGGCCCCTCATATGATCTTTTTATTCCCTTCATAGTCCTTATCAACACCCAATGCAGTATATATCTGTTTATTGTTCATCTCTTCCCAGTGgggatttttcttgtttgttcattGCTGTGCTTTTAGCGACCTCACGGTGCTTGGTGCATAGTAAGTAGATCCTCAGTGAACTCTATTTAAGGACCTTCCAAGCAAATGAAGGTACGCATTCATGCAGtctcagattcttttttctttcccccaaTTTCTCAACTAGTGTATTAGTCCCCCCCCCCAGTTTCctagcttgttttattttttaaatatcaatcttCAACCTTTTgaggactaaaaaaaaaaaaaaaaatcggtctacaaagctacacagagaaaccccgtctcaaagcacccacctccaaaaaaaaaaaaaaaaaaaatccatccttcACAGTTTCATATTTGTGGTTATTGTCACCCACATGGAAGATTGACTCACACTGTTCATTGTGAAATTTGCTGCTGAACTTTGCCTCCATCTTTGATGAAAgaaaacccatttttaaaaaaatcttaaacagctgctaggtctttttttttaattttaagttttaaaaatactaattgCTGCAAACTCTTTACTTCAAGGAAAATTGAAGTAATTTATAAAGTCAGGCTTGTAGTCAAATAGATGTTGGGGAATCTACCTTGTTGTGGTCCTTCCTAGCCACCCTTAACTGCCTGCGGGCTCATTTGTACCTGTTCCCATAGGTCAACAGCAGCACTGAGAAACACTGGCTCCATGTCAGCTCGGATGCATCCCGCCTGGCTATCATCTGGAAATATGGTGGCATCTACCTGGATACCGACGTCATCTCCATCAGGCCCATTCCCGAGGAGAACTTCTTGGCAGCCCAGGGTTCCCAGCACTCCAGTAATGGGGTATTTGGgttcctcccccaccaccccttTCTGTGGGCCTGCATGGAGAACTTTGTTGAGCATTACAGCTCAAGCATCTGGGGCAACCAAGGTCCTCTTTTGATGACGAGGATGTTAAGGGTGTGGTGCAGACTTCAAGACTTCCAAGAGCTGGGTGACCTGAAGTGTCTgaacatttccttccttcatccccaGAGATTTTACCCTATCCCCTATCCACAGTGGAGGCGCTACTACCAAGTGTGGGACACAGAGCCGAGCTTCAATGACTCCTACGGGCTGCATTTGTGGAACTTCATGAATAAAGAAGGCAGGACTGTGGTTAGAGGAAGCAACACCCTAGTGGAAAATCTCTATCGAAAGCACTGTCCTAAAACTTACAAGGTTCTGATTCAAGGTGTAGAAGGGACAGTGTCCAGGGAGCCAGGTGCAGGGTAGCAGACAGAGGGAGGGCTACTGCTAATGTAGGGGGAACTGGACACTTCTGGGCTGCAACATTCTCTCTTGGTCTCAATTGTCTCCAGGGGCTAGGAGCTAATCCACACCTCCAGGATTAGCTTTCTCAGGTAATAGCAGCATACTTCCAAAGAAAAGTGGCTGCAAACATAGAAGTTTATTTATCCTTCGTGGAACAGCAAGTGTGAAGGCAGATAGATAATTTAGGTCAGGTATACTAACAGCAGGGATCGGAGGCTCAGGCTTGAATCTTTCTGTTTGTTGTACTAGTGTCTGTTGTCCAAGCTCAAGTGGCTGCTGGACCTCCAGCCCATCATCTGGTTATTCCAGACACTAACATgacagaaggaggaaagaaaatgcattttatttcataaagACTTCATGTAAGTACTTTTTAAGTGCAAATACCATGTGTCCTTGCATCTTCTTGTCTAGATAGTAGCTGCAAGAGAGGCTGATAGGTAGCTAATAGGTCTGTTtatgttctgttttatttgataCTGTAAGATTAATTTTATCACCCATCAGAATGAAAGGGAGATGGTTGtcattgttttgaattttgagacagggtctctcgatgcagtcctggaactcactgtgtagaccaggatggtatccaattcagagagatctacctgactctgtttcctgagtgctggcgtGTGTCATCATACCCAGGCCCTGAGTTTTGACATCTGTATTAATCCATTTTCTGCCACTATAACAAAACACTGGAACTGGAAAAGTGGTTTATTTATCTCATAGATTTGGAGGCTGAAATCTTGACTCAGATGACTCTGTCTGGCCTCTAGTGAAGCTGTCATGGAAGATGACATCACAGTGGCAGGACACATTTGAAGAGAACAGATGGTGAGTCAGGAAACCAGAAAAGTATAGGAGCCAGATCCCTTGCCACCCACCCTTGTGAGAGGAGTCACAGGgaaggtcttgctgtgtattccaggctggccttaaactctcagtCCTTTTTCCTAAGCCTCAgagggctgggatcacaggcgtgtgccaccatggccaggcCAGCCTTCCTCTTTTTGTAAGAACTAACTGGAACCCCATCAAAAGTACACCAGTTCCTTCTGACGATGGAACCCTCCCATGACCTCATGCATCCCACCTCTCAACATTGTCACACTGGAGACTGAACTTAAAACACATGAGCCCCACGTGTAAATTACAGCAGTGTTCACTAATTCACTAAGTCAGTAGATATTAATTGATCTTCCTGTGTACCAAACACTAATTTAGGTGCCAAAGATGCAGGTGAACCATTCAGTCTTGGTCCCAGCACACATATCCTAATTACTGGCCATTTGTCCTCAGGATagtctcctcccacccccaggccATTCCCCACACTGTCCCTTtccaacacacacattcaccctaCCCCAGCTGTTGCTTAAGAGCAAATGATAAGCTCAAACTATTTAAAGCTGCTTCCTCCATAGATTCAGATGAAAACTGACTTCTTCCAAGCATCATATTGTACATGTACCATAAacacatgtaatttttatttttcaattaaaatacaaatagatccacTTCTGCTTCTCAGGAgacatgaaaattaatattttttttctgtaagcaGTTATCAGCCAAGGTTTTCTAGAGCTTTTCTAATGGTTGTTTGCTTTatagaaaaattaacattttttccaAACACAAAATTATGTCTTATGAAACTCCACATTCCTCTGTTGTCTTTCATTCTtaactttctctccctcttcaaGAATCATGGCTCTGATAGTCTTATGAAAAAaaactggtaagatggctcactgggcaaaggtgcttgctgctaacctgatgacctgaatatGAGCCTtggaacccatgtggtagaaggagagaaccaactcctgcaagttgacttctgacctccatgtgtgctgtggtgtacatgtattctctctctctctctctctctctctctctctctctctctctctctctctctctaaatgtaaagaaaccaaaacaatcCAAAACATTCACAAGTCCCGAGTCCTGCCTCAAGTTTATGTACTCCATTACTTGCTGGATTCTTTGATATGTGACTCCCCAGACAGACTGTGTGTCCATCTCCTCCTTGATGATGCCCTCCTTGTGTCCCTGACACAgtgaacactggtgctcagcGTTTCACAGTTTGGCTCTTATTGCTGTATCTGAAGAATGCTCTCCATCTCTGAACACAAAAGTTTGAGGGACTTGAGTGAAAACACTTTAAACTTCTCAAAAATATATACGGTTTCCACTGAGAACAAATAGGTCAACAGCAATGtcttatatatttctttatagGTTGTACTTGTATAGGTTTTTTGAGGCAATAATGATAATTTGAcgtttagggttttgttttgcagTAAAATGAGTTTTTGATTAATAAGTGTAGAAAATAAATTAACTTATGTGAGGAGTACCTACTGTATGGTAGAAAGAGTGAATTTAAAACACTCATAGTGGGTCTGAGGAAAATAGATCAGTGCAATTTTCTCGTTCCTTTTGGAAAGGTTGATTGTTACCCATGTTTAACTGCacttatattttcttattctatGCAGTATGTAATAGCATGTAATAGAATTTTTTAATGTTGGagtagttttctattttttattgatttgtaaCCTCTCCTCTGTATGTTAAGAACACTAACCTTTTGTATTTTGTTGCAATTTTTTCAATCTGTAATTTTTTGATTTTTActatctaaattaaaaaatactctcTGGTATTCATAACTTCATATAtgaatatgatgcatttatatTATTATCCACCCTCTGATGTATACTcatgtcttcttcttcctccttctcttccttttctaccCACTGAGTCCGATTGGTGCTGCCTGTATGGATGTGACTGCAGGGCACCATCCATCGAAACCTGGGCAACACACTGCAGGCCATACTGCTGAAGAAAGATGACTCTCCCTATCCCAGCATTCACCAACTGACAATAGCCCCTCAGATAGCAGGAGCCTCATGagtcccttcttccttccactgGAGTGCTGACTAGGCTGATCTTAATGCAGCAACAATAGCTCCCGTGGACTCATGAGTGCTTTGGTCCCGTTATATCCAGGAGAAATCAGTCCACAGCAAtcttccctgacctctggctcttaacatctttccatctcctcttctgtgatgttccctgagccttgggggtaAGGAGTTGTGATATACATGCTGCATTTAGGAATGGGCATCCAacagtcttttattttctgtatttgacTAGCTTTGAGACTTTGTGTTAACTGCCTCTGCATAAGAAATTTATCTGATGAAGAGTCTATggatataaggataagtatttaagTTGGGTGATGGTagtagtacacgcctttaatcctagcactcaggaggcaaagtgggtggatctctgtgaggttatagggcagcctgcctggtctacacagtgagtttcaggtcatctAGGGCTACGTAGTAAGaatctatctttaaaaaagaactaaaaaagttTAGTATTTATTTAAGAGACAGTTTGACACTATGACCCGTTAGCAAAATAACAGTGGTTGTAGGGCATTACTTCTTCTTAACTAAGTTTGCAGTGCCAGGCATGAGTTCCCTCCTCTGGAGTGTACCTTTAAGTACACTAAGCAGCCTAAGTTTAATTGAAAAGTTGTTGGCTACCTCTGtaatattcatgccactattCACAGGCTGGTCATTATTGCAGCTCCTAGGACTTGCAGCTTGGTAAGATTATTGATAGCTTTTCTCCCTCAGCAGTCTGAAAAGCACCTTCTGGTACCGTGAAGTTAGCTAGTAGGCAGGATACTTCCAGGTCAATACCACTTGATTTCCCCAGGTCCTATGATCAAAGTGTGGTGTCTTCAACAGttgggtcttaccatcaagttctggtgggtAACCAAGAACACTGACAGGCTCTTCTATCAGGCTATGCTCAAAGATCAGCTCATATATGGGGTCTTAAGTATAATTTCTGAATTAAGTAGCAGGGTTGGTGTGGTCTCCTTAATGGTGCTGGCACAGAGAGTCTTGATTTGGGGGTCTAAGATAGTACATATTTATTCTTagtaacttaaaaattatttatttattttattggtgttttgcttgtatgtatgtttgtgtgatggagttgggtcccttggaactggtgttacagatagttgtgagctgccatatggttgctgggaattgaacttgtgttctctggaagagcagccagggttcttaaccacggagccatctctccagaccattcattaagttttgtttttgttttttgttttgagatagggtttctttgtgtagccctagctgctgtcctagaactcgctctgtagactaagctggcctggaactcacagagatccaacttgcctctgccttccgagtgctgggattaaaggtgtgcaccaattTTTCACATTGTTAACATTGTTTCTCTTTACAATTATGAATATTGCTTAAGAGGCATAGCAGTATTTATAGTATTGGGCAGCCCAGGCCCTGTTATTAAAATTACAGCTACTATCATATTGTGCTAAAGTCATAACAAATATTGAAATATTGTTTACACTCTTAGAAATCTTCTAGAtttgtggttctcaaccttcctaatgctgtaaccttttaatacagtttctcatgttgtggtgacctcaaccataaaattattttgtggctacttcataacaataattttgctactattacgaattgtaatgtaaatatccgatatgcagaatatctgatattgacccctgtgagagggtcgtttgacccccaaaggggttgcaactcacaggttgagaaccactgttctagaccaAATGCTTGCAATGAATTAAATGCTATATTTACAAAGCTGCCCTCGAACAGGGAAAGATGAATTACCTCCCCAAACCCAGgagttccaggcaggaagtcacTGAGATAGGTTTTCCCTGATCCCATCTCCATCACTGCCAGCAATGAGTGGCAGATCAGTCAGCCAACTAGCTGGTCCTGACTAGGCTTCTTTGAATCCTGTATTTctactgttctttcagaagacacaCTTATTTTTCCTGAGACAAGAGGTCTCCTCTGGAAGGATAAGATTTCCTTCAAAGTGACATTTTCAGGGAGATAGCTAGAGTGTAGACTCCATTTCATACAAGGAAGAGTCCCCTTCAGGTCCAGCCAACTTCAGACATGTGAGTGTATAGACCTATTGCTGCCAGATTCTCagatttttcaagaaaaatgacCAAGCAAGGTTTTTGGGTAAACTATCCTTTTTGGCCATATGGCTCTATATTTCTGCATTAGCACTATGAAAATTCAACAAAGCACCTTTGCCCTAAAGAAACCTCATGAACCATTAGTGGCTGTCATGCCAGACAGTAGGATGGGTGCTGGCTCCTTTGTTATAATGCCAGAAATTTTGTGGGTTATTCAGGCATTTTCTGCTGTTTCCTGAGATTTCTATGTGAGGTGTAGGACAGGGAACATCTGTGATAAGTCTAAGCTGGACCAAGTATGGAAGTATGGCTCTGGGTTGAGGAGGTAAGGGACTTCAGGACAAGGTGGACACCACAGATATTGAAAGCCATTCCCCTCCTTTTTAGTCAATAGTCATGGTCCAGCAGCTCAGGGTGGCAGTGACCTAGGGCCAATCTCCCTTTCTTTTACCTAAACATAGGCTAACCATGGTCCCCACTGATGTTGCCAGATTGTGTGCTGTGGTAACAGAAGGTGACAACTGCTCAGTGTTTGTGGTT
This genomic stretch from Cricetulus griseus strain 17A/GY chromosome 4, alternate assembly CriGri-PICRH-1.0, whole genome shotgun sequence harbors:
- the A4gnt gene encoding alpha-1,4-N-acetylglucosaminyltransferase codes for the protein MLKELHLSLSLVLVFSCGLLYQLTLRSHCFFACLPLFTSPQGPEGLLRNGRSIVFIETSERVEPPPLVSCAVESAAKIYPEQPIIFFMKWLSNATQLTPNASSPAFSLLSAIDNVFFVPLDMKKLFEDTPLFSWYTKVNSSTEKHWLHVSSDASRLAIIWKYGGIYLDTDVISIRPIPEENFLAAQGSQHSSNGVFGFLPHHPFLWACMENFVEHYSSSIWGNQGPLLMTRMLRVWCRLQDFQELGDLKCLNISFLHPQRFYPIPYPQWRRYYQVWDTEPSFNDSYGLHLWNFMNKEGRTVVRGSNTLVENLYRKHCPKTYKVLIQGVEGTVSREPGAG